CCTGTATTAAGTCTTTGATattgcattttttattttatttaattattattattattaatattattattattaatattaatcattattattaatattttgtattttattttacattttatgTATCTTtaatctaacctctaacctctaataTATTTTTATGTAACCTTTAAAGTCTAATAGATTAAAGTATTTATGTAACCTTGGAAGTCTAATAGATTAAAGTATTTATGTAACCTTGGAAGTCTAATAGATTAAAGTATTTAGGTAACCTTTAAAGTCTAATAGATTAAATTATTTATGTAACCTTTAAAGTCTAATAGATTAAATTATTTATGTAACCTTTAAAGTCTAATAGATTAAAGTATTTATGTAACCTTGGAAGTCTAATAGATTAAAGTATTTATGTAACCTTTAAAGTCTAATAGATTAAAGTATTTATGTAACCTTTAAAGTCTAATAGATTAAAGTATTTATGTAACCTTGGAAGTCTAATAGATTAAAGTATTTATGTAACCTTGGAAGATAATGTCAAATGTTTTCAaaagtcatcaaatcaaatcaaatcaaatttatttatatagcccttcgtacatcagctgatatctcaaagtgctgtacagaaacccagcctaaaaccccaaacagcaaacaatgcaggtgtaaaagcacggtggctaggaaaaactccctagaaaggccaaaacctaggaagaaacctagagaggaaccgggctatgtggggtggccagtcctcttctggctgtgccgggtagagattataacagaacatgaccaagatgttcaaatgttcataaatgaccagcatggtcaaataataataaggcagaacagttgaaactggagcagcagcacagtcaggtggactcgggacagcaaggagccatcatgtcaggtagtcctggggcacggtcctagggctcaggtcctccgagagagagaaagaaagagagaattagagagagcatatgtgggatggccagtcctcttctggctgtgccgggtggagattataacagaacgtggccaagatttacatttacatttaagtcatttagcagacgctcttatccagagcgacttacaaattggtgcattcaccttaagatgttcaaatgttcataaatgaccagcatggttgaataatagtaaggcagaacagttgaaactggagcaggagcatggccaggtggactggggacagcaaggagtcctcatgtcaggtagtcctgggacatggtcctagggcccaggccagttgaaactggagcagcagcatggccaaaTATCTATCCTGGAtgaggggagggatgagggagggatgaggggagggatgagggagggatgaggggagggatgagggagggatgaggggagggatgaggggatagatgagggagggatgaggggagggatgagggagggatgagggagggatgaggggagggatgaggggatagttgagggagggatgaggggagggatgagggagggatgaggggagggatgaggggagggatgagggagggatgagggagggatgaggggaggaaatGACTTGAAACAATAAACAACATGAGGCAAATAACCATTTTACAATAAATGATTATTATTGAATAAATTACAATAGGAGATTATGAATACATTAATCAAGGAGAACAGCAGAACCGTCCCATGAATAATACATAACAAGGAATAAGTGTCTGCATCTGGTGAGCATATTTGAGAGTTTTTAAAAAGACAAAATCACACCATTATgaatatttattattataatgatTTGTTGGTCAGCGTATAGTATATTTACAGGTCTGACAGACGATTCTTTGGTAGATATTATCTTATAAATATGATTATTCAAATGTAAATTCTTGTTATCCCAGCTAGGTTCTAGTTCTTTAAGTACACTTGAAAGAACTTAATGATAGCAAAGAGAAGGACTTCTGCTGATAGAGGTACTTCTCCTCATCACACTGAATGTAAATTAGAAACACACGCAGACATATGGAAAACATcaaacatcatgatccactacaACTGATTAAAGGTACATCAATGGAAatacttgtcacgccctgaccttagagatccttttaattctctatttgggtcagggtgtgacttgggtgggcaatctatgtcttctatttctttgtttgcctggtatggttcccaatcagaggcagatgtctatcgttgtctctgatcggggatcatatttaggcagcctttttcccccacctgttgtgttgtgggatcgtttttgtgtgtgtgtgtgtgtagctgcctgtgagcagcccagaaaGTCACGTTTCGTTTGCGTCTGTATTTTTCTTTGAGTTTcatatttattaaacatgtggaactctaagtACTCTGAGCCTTGGTCCATTCACTCCAACGAGCGTGACAATACATGAGTTTATATCGATCGAAAGGATCCTCTCCTTTACCTTGTGAAAAGCGAAAAGACCGAGAACGTGAGAAAATACTAACTCAGCCGCACTCTGaacttctctcttcctctcctctctttttgttTTTATCATGTCCATTTTGATAAGGGGGTGACCCAGTCTCTTCCTGCCTGTGACCTAGGTCACATCCTGTCTAAACCCTGTGGGTTGCGGtctgcgtgtgtgagtgtgtgcatgtgttcgtTGCAAGTGCAAGCTGTCTTTTGACCTCCGACCCCGTGGTCCAGCTGCCATAGCATAGGAAGTGAGGTCACGCTATTCCAGGGGCACATCCTATCCTCTGCCATCTGTCTCGGTCTTTAAACACACTCACACCACGGTGGAGACGAGTTGAACACAGACACAACAAGCACAGAGCTGGATGAGGggttatttaaccaggcaagtccgttaagaacaaattcttattttacaatgactgcctacgcCGGCCAAACCGGTACAACACTCTGTCACTCAGGAGCCTCCGTAGACAATGACAACTCATGAGGGGTTATAATGCCTCGGTAGACAATAACTGATGAGGGATTTATAATGCTTCGGTAGACAATACTAACTGATGAGGGATTTATAATGCCTCGGTAGTCGGTAGACAATACTAATTGACGGGGGGTTTGGTCTGGTCTAGATGAGGGGGCAGGGTTAGTCTGGTCTAGATGAGGGGGCAGGGTTAGTCTGGTCTAGATGAGGGGGCAGGGTTAGTCTGGTCTAGATGAGGGGGCAGGGTTAGTCTGGTCTAGATGAGGGGGCAGGGTTAGTCTGGTCTAGATGAGGGTAATGTAAATGTGGGGTTAGGATTAGTCTGGTCTAGATGAGGGGGTTAGGATTAGTCTGGTCTAGATGAGGGGGTCAGGGTTAGTCTGGTCTAGATGAGGGAGTCAGGGTTAGTCTGGTCTAGATGAGGGGGCAGGGTTAGTCTGGTCTAGATAAGGGGGTCCGTGTTAGTCTGGTCTAGatgagggggttagggttagtctggtcTAGATGAGGGAGTCAGGGTTAGTCTGGTCTAGATGAGGGGCTCAGGGTTAGTCTGGTCTAGATGAGGGGGTTAGGATTAGTCTGGTCTAGATGAGGGGTCAGGGTTAGTCTGGTCTAGATGAGGGAGTCAGGGTTAGTCTGGTCTAGATGAGGGGGCAGGGTTAGTCTGGTCTAGATGAGGGGGTTAGGATTAGTCTGGTCTAGATGAGGGGGTCAGGGTTAGTCTGGTCTAGATGAGGGGGTTAGGATTAGTCTGGTCTAGATGAGGGGTCAGGGTTAGTCTGGTCTAGATGAGGGAGTCAGGGTTAGTCTGGTCTAGATGAGGGGGCAGGGTTAGTCTGGTCTAGATGAGGGGTTAGGATTAGTCTGGTCTAGATGAGGGGGTCAGGGTTAGTCTGGTCTAGACGAGGGGGTCAGGGTTAGTCTGGTCTAGATGAGGGGGTCCGTGTTAGTCTGGTCTAGATGAGGGGGTCCGTGTTATTCTGGTCTAGATGAGGGGGTCCGTGTTAGTCTGGTCTAGATGAGGGGGCAGGGTTAGTCTGGTCTAGATGAGGGGGTCCGTGTTAGTCTGGTCTAGATGAGGGGGTCAGGGTTACTGTATGTGCACACACTATATGGTGCCAAATAAGGGTTATGTGGCTTGTAACCATAGCAGAACTCTATTAGGCGGTAAATGGAACCTTTTTATTGAATGCTCTATTAAGAACTCTCTCCTGTGGTTCTAATATGGACCATCTGCTGTGGTTCTAATAAGAACCCTCTGCGGTGGTTCTAATAAGAACCCCCTGCtgtggttctataaagaaccccCTGCTGTGGTTCTATAAAGAACACTATCCtgtggttctataaagaaccatctGCTGTGGTGCTAATAAGAACCCTCACCTGTGGTTCTAATAAGAACCCTCTTCtgtggttctataaagaaccccCTGCtgtggttctataaagaaccccCTGCtgtggttctataaagaaccccCTGCTGTGGTTCTAATAAGAACCCTCTCAtgtggttctataaagaaccccCTGCTGTGGTTCTATAAAGAACACTATCCTGTGGTTCTAATAAGAACCCTCTCCTGTGGTTCTAATAAGAACCCTCTCATGTGGTTCTAATAAGAACCCTCTGCtgtggttctataaagaaccccCTGCAGTGGTTCTAATAAGAACCCTCTGCTGTGGTTCTAATAAGAACCCTCTGCTGTGGTTCTAATAAGAACACTCTCCTGTGGTTCTAATAAGAACCCCCTGCtgtggttctataaagaaccccCTGCTGTGGTTCTATAAAGAACACTATCCtgtggttctataaagaaccctcTGCTGTGGTTCTAATAAGAACCCTCACCTGTGGTTCTAATAAGAACCCTCTTCTGTGGTTCTATAAAGAACACCCTGCTGTGGTTCTATAAAGAACACTATCCTGTGGTTCTAATAAGAACCCTCTGCTGTGATTCTATAAAGACCCCCCTGCTGTGGTTCTATAAAGAACACTATCCTGTGGTTCTATAAACATTACAAAAAAGGTTGTATAAAGCACCATTATTGTGATTTAATAGCAATTTTATATTGTTAAATTTCCATAGGCTTTCTTATTGTTAATTAACGTGTTGAATCAGGTGTTCTACCTCTGGAACAACTGGGGGGGTCCCTGAGTGTAACGGGGTGCGTACTGGTGCGTACTGGTGCGTACTGGTGTGTACTGGTGCGTACCTGTGTGTACTGGTGTGTACTGGTGCGTACATGTGCGTACTGGTGTGTACTGGTGCGTACTGGTGCGTACTGGTGCGTACTGGCGCGTACTGGCGTGTACTGGCGTGTACTGGAGCGTACTGATACGTACTGGTGCGTACTGGTGTGTACTGGTGTGTACTGGTGCATACTGGTGTGTACTGGTGCATACTGGTGTGTACTGGTGCGTACTGGTGTGTACTGGTGTGTACTGGTGCATACTGGTGTGTACTGGTGTGTACTGGTGTGTACTGGTGCATACTGGTGTGTACTGGTGCATACTGGTGTGTACTGGTGTGTACTGGTGCGTACTGGTGTGTACTGGCGTGTACTGGTGCGTACCTGTGTGTACCGGTGTGTACTGGTGTGTACCGGTGTGTACTGGTGTGTACTGGTGCATACTGGTGTGTACTGGTGCGTACTGGTGCGTACTGGTGTGTACTGGTGTGTACCGGTGTGTACTGGTGTGTACTGGTGCATACTGGTGTGTACTGGTACGTACTGGTGCGTACTGGTGCGTACTGGTGTGTACTGGTGTGTACTGGTGCATACTGGTGTGTACTGGTGCATACTGGTGTGTACTGGTGCGTACTGGTGTGTACTGGTGTGTACTGGTGTGTACTGGTGCATACTGGTGTGTACTGGTGTGTACTGGTGTGTACTGGTGCATACTGGTGTGTACTGGTGCATACTGGTGTGTACTGGTGTGTACTGGTGCGTACTGGTGTGTACTGGCGTGTACTGGTGCGTACCTGTGTGTACCGGTGTGTACTGGTGTGTACCGGTGTGTACTGGTGTGTACTGGTGCATACTGGTGTGTACTGGTGCGTACTGGTGCGTACTGGTGTGTACTGGTGTGTACCGGTGTGTACTGGTGTGTACTGGTGCATACTGGTGTGTACTGGTGCGTACTGGTGCGTACTGGTGTGTACTGGTGCGTACTGGTGTGTACTGGTGCGTACTGGTGTGTACTGGTGTGTACTGGTGTGTACTGGTGTGTACTGGCGTGTACTGGTGTGTACTGGTGTGTACTGGTGCGTACTGGTGTGTACTGGTGTGTACTGGCATGTACTGGTGTGTACTGGCGTGTACTGGCGTGTACTGGTGTGTACTGGTGCGTACTGGTGTGTACTGGTGTGTACTGGTGTGTACTGGTGTGTACTGGCGTGTACTGGCGTGTACTGGTGTGTACTGGTGCGTACTGGCGCGTACTGGTGCGTACCTGTGCGTACCTGTGCGTACCTGTGCGTACCTGTGCGTACCTGTGCGTACCTGTGTGTACtggtggcagagaagtcaggtgcaggtgAGAGAAAACTGATTTACAACGGTGTCATTTAATAAACATAAAAACCACCGGAAAACAGAACAATCAATGAACGGGTCAAAGAAAACCCGGTATCCACCAGCATAACGTACACAAGCACGGCAAGAAACCATTcaggacaaggacatgggggggaacagagggttaaatacacaagaTGTAATTGGTGGAATTGAAACCAGTTATGAGGGAATTATAAGgcaaaaaccaatggaaaatgaaaggtggatcggcgatggctcgaaggccggtgacgtcgaacgccgcccAAActaggagagggaccgactttcgCCGGAGGTCATGacactgaggagagaagagagaactatTGACTCAGTCAACTGTTCTCATTTCACACAATGCCACATGTGAGACTTTCACAGGCCACCATCCCTTGTTATGGTAATAGAGTAGGTGTCATATAATATCATGGCACAACACATTAGGTCAACTGGAATGACACTCTCCCTCACAGTTGCACAAGAAGACCTGTGCACAAACCACGCCCCCAAAATATTCTAATGAGCCGCCGCCCCCCCACATTTGAATAATCACTAAAAGAGGAAGGAACCCTTTTTTTGAACAGTGACGAACCACTGAAGGACTCAAAGGGCTGTTTGGGTCAGTagggttccacatagaaccatcaCTCTTCCTAAAGAACCCATTGATGAACCCACATTTTATAGTGTGTAATATGTCAGTGGTTTGGGATTCACAGTACTGCTGGGAATGAGAGGCTGATATTTGGGATTCACAGTACTGCTGGGAATGAGAGGCTGATATTTGGGATTCACAGTACTGCTGGGAATGAGAGGCTGATATTTGGGATTCACAGTACTGCTGGGAATGAAAGGCTGATATTTGGGATGCACAGTACTGCTGGGAATGAGAGGCTGATATTTGGGATTCACAGTACTGCTGGGAATGAGAGGCTGATATTTGGGATTCACAGTACTGCTGGGAATGAGAGGCTGATATTTGGGATTCACAGTACTGCTGGGAATGAGAGGCTGATATTTGGGATTCACAGTACTGCTGGGAATGAGAGGCTGATATTTGGGATTCACAGTACTGCTGGGAATGAGAGGCTGATATTTGGGATTCACAGTACTGCTGGGAATGAGAGGCTGATATTTGGGATTCACAGTACTGCTGGGAATGAGAGGCTGATATTTGGGATTCACAGTACTGCTGGGAATGAGAGGCTGATATTTAAGATTCACAGTACTGCTGGGAATGAGAGGCTGATATTTGGGATTCACAGTACTGCTGGGAATGAGAGGCTGATATTTGGGATTCACAGTACTGCTGGGAATGAGAGGCTGATATTTGGGATTCACAGTACTGCTGGGAATGAGAGGTTGATATTTGGGATTCACAGTACTGCTGGGAATGAGAGGCTGATATTTGGGATTCACAGTACTGCTGGGAATGAGAGGCTGATATTTGGGATTCACAGTACTGCTGGGAATGAGAGGCTGATATTTGGGATTCACAGTACTGCTGGGAATGAGAGGCTGATATTTGGGATTCACAGTACTGCTGGGAATGAAAGGCTGATATTTGGGATGCACAGTACTGCTGGGAATGAGAGGCTGATATTTGGGATTCACAGTACTGCTGGGAATGAGAGGCTGATATTTGGGATGCACAGTACTGCTGGGAACGAGAGGCTGATATTTGGGATTCACAGTACTGCTGGGAATGAGAGGCTGATATTTGGGATTCACAGTACTGCTGGGAACGAGAGGCTGATATTTGGGATTCACAGTACTGCTGGGAACGAGAGGCTAATATTTGGGATTCACAGTACTGCTGGGAATGAGAGGCTGATATTTGGGATTCACAGTACTGCTGGGAACGAGAGGCTGATATTTGGGATTCACAGTACTGCTGGGAACGAGAGGCTGATATTTGGGATTCACAGTACTGCTGGGAATGAGAGGCTGATATTTGGGATTCACAGTACTGCTGGGAACGAGAGGCTGATATTTGGGATTCACAGTACTGCTGGGAACGAGAGGCTGATATTTGGGATTTAGAGTAGCAAGCctcggggttagggttagtgcagCAAGCTCCAGGGTTAGAGTAGCAAgccccagggttagggttagtgcagCAAGCCCCAGGGTTAGAGTAGCAAGCCCCAGGGTTAGTGCAGCAAGCCCCAGGGTTAGAGTAGCAAGCCCCAGGGTTAGTGCAGCAAgccccagggttagggttagtgtagcAATCCCCAGGTTTAGTGTAGCAAgccccagggttagggttagtgtagcAAGCCCCAGGGTTAGTGTAGCAAGCCCCAGGGTTATAGTAGCAAgccccagggttagggttagtatagcAATCCCCAGGTTTAGTGTTAGCCTCTGGCCTTGTATATCCAAAACAGACCAATCACAGCCTAATTAAACTTTCAGTAGCTCTTCAAAAGCAGCCATTTCCAGCAATCACAATCAGAACAGCCACGCTATTAGGgtgtatcccaaatggctcccAATTCCCTTTgatgtctaaagtagtgcaccttaTAGGGGGGAAGGGTGTCATTTGTGACTGGAACTACACTTCTGTTTCAGACATGGCTCTTAGTGATTGAACCTAAAAACCGTTTGACAGTTCGGAGTGTAACCAGGGAGGAGGAACAACAGATTGGAGTAGGGGTTGTGTTGCCATCACTGCAGgtagaggtttgtgtgtgtgtgtgtgtgtgtgtgtgtgtgtgtgtgtgtgtgtgtgtgtgtgtgtgtgtgtgtgtgtgtgtgtgtgtgtgtgtgtgtgtgtgtgtgtgtgtgtgtgtgtgtgtgtgtgtgtgtgtgtgtgtgtgtgtgtgtgtgtgtgtgtgtgtgtgtgtgtgtgtgtggtg
This genomic window from Oncorhynchus gorbuscha isolate QuinsamMale2020 ecotype Even-year linkage group LG07, OgorEven_v1.0, whole genome shotgun sequence contains:
- the LOC124039059 gene encoding mucin-17-like; its protein translation is MPVHTSTHQYAPVHTSTHQYTPVHTSTHQYTPVHTSTHQYTPVRTSTHQYAPVRTSTHQYAPVHTSTHRYTPVHTSTHQYAPVHTSMHQYTPVHTGTHQYTPVHTGTHQYTPVHTSTHQYTPVHTSMHQYTPVCTSTHQYTPVHTSMHQYTPVHTSTHQYAPVHTSMHQYTPVCTSTHQYTPVRTSTHQYVPVHTSMHQYTPVHTGTHQYTPVRTSTHQYTPVCTSTHQYTPVHTSTHRYTQVRTSTRQYTPVRTSTHQYTPVCTSTHQYAPVHTSTHQYTPVCTSTHQYTPVRTSTHQYAPVHTSMHQYTPVHTSTHQYVSVRSSTRQYTPVRASTHQYAPVRTSTHQYAHVRTSTHQYTQPPRFKPRAPGPGHHQAPGTRPRAPGPGHQAPGTRPRAPGPGHQAPGTRGPMHPFCSQYKAQARSTRPRLAVQGPDSQYKAQARSTRPRLAVQGPDSQYKAQARSTRPRLAVQGPGFQYKAQARSTRPRLSVQGPGSQYKAQARSTRPRLAVQGPGSQYKAQARSTRPRLSVQGPGSQYKAQAFSTRPRLAVQGPGFQYKAQARSTRPRLSVQGPGSQYKAQAFSTRPRLAVQGPGFQYKAQARSTRPRLAVQGPGSQYKAQARSTRPRLAVQGPGFQYKAQARSTRPRLVK